Proteins encoded in a region of the Candidatus Margulisiibacteriota bacterium genome:
- the atpH gene encoding ATP synthase F1 subunit delta — protein MLNYRYNLKELLNMLENAGELDLFVTDIFRFNLLCEETYGVKEILFDEHVAPESKEQYFQKVFADLLGGNFKKFILQLIANNDLHFYEMISGKFVELLSKTKNALFVEALSAVDLTPEQLDALRRELERLENKKVYLHNSVSKNVLGGFVLKCGEKMLDLSVQAGLEQLQAALI, from the coding sequence ATGCTGAATTACCGTTACAATCTAAAAGAACTGTTGAATATGCTGGAGAACGCCGGTGAACTGGATCTTTTTGTCACCGATATTTTTCGTTTTAATCTGCTTTGTGAGGAGACTTACGGCGTCAAGGAAATTTTATTTGACGAGCATGTCGCGCCGGAAAGCAAAGAGCAGTATTTTCAAAAAGTTTTCGCGGATTTGCTGGGCGGGAATTTTAAAAAATTTATTTTGCAGTTAATTGCGAACAACGATCTGCATTTTTACGAAATGATCAGCGGCAAATTTGTTGAGCTGCTCAGCAAAACAAAGAACGCGCTTTTTGTGGAAGCATTGTCGGCGGTAGATTTGACACCGGAACAGCTGGACGCGCTCCGCCGGGAGCTGGAGCGGCTGGAAAATAAAAAAGTATATTTGCATAACAGCGTGTCTAAAAATGTGCTGGGCGGTTTTGTTCTCAAGTGCGGCGAAAAAATGCTGGATTTAAGTGTGCAGGCCGGCCTCGAGCAGCTGCAGGCGGCTTTAATTTAA
- the atpB gene encoding F0F1 ATP synthase subunit A, with amino-acid sequence MHESAKVFLALHLGRWDFSVDTTVLLNFAAAFLLIGLLWLVTRRLSLSPKSFSQNLLETAVEFIEKQILQPAGLDKTWLPLCLSAFLYILCTGLPLGVLGLLGPRAGLGSAVSNINGTAALAVLFFVIGLLARFKRHGLWGFCQSLAPQGVKGPALILLLPIEIISQIFKPFSLAIRLFANMSGGHLLLISILSFTSIFNNIAVWLASYGGAIVIIFFEFFICAIQAYVFTFLGASMIGEAVSEAT; translated from the coding sequence ATGCACGAGTCAGCCAAAGTTTTTCTGGCGCTACATTTAGGCCGCTGGGATTTTTCCGTGGACACCACGGTGCTTTTGAATTTTGCCGCCGCTTTTTTATTGATCGGCTTGCTTTGGCTGGTCACCCGTCGCCTGTCTTTGTCCCCGAAAAGTTTCAGCCAAAATCTGCTGGAAACCGCGGTTGAGTTTATCGAAAAACAAATTCTCCAGCCGGCTGGCCTGGATAAAACCTGGCTGCCGCTGTGCCTCTCGGCGTTTCTCTATATCTTATGCACCGGTCTGCCGCTGGGCGTGCTTGGCCTGCTGGGGCCGCGGGCGGGACTGGGCAGCGCCGTCAGCAATATCAACGGCACGGCTGCGCTGGCGGTTTTATTTTTCGTTATCGGTTTGCTGGCGCGCTTTAAAAGACACGGCTTATGGGGGTTTTGCCAGAGCCTCGCGCCGCAGGGCGTCAAAGGGCCGGCGCTGATTTTGCTTTTGCCGATCGAGATCATCAGCCAGATTTTCAAGCCTTTTTCGCTGGCCATCCGGCTTTTCGCCAATATGTCCGGCGGGCATTTGCTGCTGATCAGCATTTTGAGTTTTACTTCTATATTTAATAATATTGCCGTGTGGCTGGCTTCTTATGGCGGCGCGATCGTGATAATATTTTTTGAATTTTTCATCTGCGCCATACAAGCTTATGTGTTCACCTTTTTGGGCGCTTCGATGATCGGCGAAGCTGTCAGCGAAGCGACATAG
- a CDS encoding ATP synthase F0 subunit B: MFKLEINIIFWTLVSFGLVCWVISVKIYPVLAKMMQERADKVAGELAGAEKQNREAEALRRDLEERQRTLDLTERRILSAAREKAKAQADAQLEALQEEFRALRKTKEEDLRRTEDDFYRNFEERVGQMLCAACEKILRVDLTPEMQQRILRERLEELKKLKEF, from the coding sequence TTGTTTAAACTGGAGATCAATATTATTTTTTGGACGCTGGTTTCTTTCGGCCTGGTCTGCTGGGTGATCAGCGTCAAGATCTATCCGGTCCTGGCCAAAATGATGCAGGAGCGCGCGGATAAAGTTGCCGGCGAGCTGGCTGGCGCGGAAAAACAAAACCGCGAGGCTGAAGCTCTGCGCCGGGATTTAGAGGAACGGCAAAGAACCCTCGATCTGACGGAGCGCCGCATTCTTTCCGCGGCGCGCGAAAAAGCCAAAGCGCAGGCAGACGCGCAGCTAGAGGCGCTGCAGGAAGAATTCCGCGCGTTGCGTAAAACCAAAGAAGAGGATTTGCGGCGGACGGAGGATGATTTTTACCGCAATTTTGAGGAGCGCGTTGGTCAGATGCTTTGCGCCGCCTGTGAAAAAATCCTGCGGGTTGATTTGACGCCGGAGATGCAGCAACGGATTTTGCGGGAGCGTTTAGAGGAATTAAAAAAACTGAAAGAGTTTTAA
- the atpE gene encoding ATP synthase F0 subunit C, whose product MDNIIGAYLGAAICMGLAALGGAFGIGLMMSKLFDSVARQPEILDKVRPLVFIGIAFIEAIALYGLVISILLATK is encoded by the coding sequence ATGGATAATATTATAGGAGCGTATCTGGGCGCGGCGATCTGTATGGGACTGGCGGCGCTGGGCGGCGCCTTCGGCATCGGCCTGATGATGAGCAAGCTGTTCGACAGCGTGGCGCGTCAGCCGGAAATTTTAGATAAAGTGCGGCCGCTGGTTTTTATCGGCATTGCTTTTATCGAAGCCATAGCTTTGTACGGTCTGGTCATCAGCATTTTGCTGGCCACGAAATAA